The Flavobacterium piscisymbiosum genome includes a region encoding these proteins:
- a CDS encoding DUF3861 domain-containing protein: MEKRSNKYYLTLSLKEYADGTTEPAKELGIQFDNHDEVFSIIEKIKEKNIFEDPNEATQFALGLKLFSEIKLKHRKNPLFEELNEVFPVFMKKLKSL, encoded by the coding sequence ATGGAAAAAAGATCAAATAAATATTACCTGACACTAAGTCTAAAAGAATATGCAGACGGTACAACCGAACCGGCAAAAGAACTCGGAATACAATTTGACAATCACGACGAAGTTTTTAGCATTATTGAAAAAATAAAAGAGAAAAATATTTTTGAAGATCCTAACGAAGCGACACAATTTGCCCTTGGCCTGAAATTGTTTAGCGAAATAAAATTAAAGCATCGTAAAAATCCTCTTTTTGAAGAATTGAATGAGGTGTTTCCTGTTTTTATGAAAAAGCTGAAAAGTTTATAA
- a CDS encoding CinA family protein: MASEKVTACCQALIKKNWTISFVESASAGKLSYEFSTVINSGQILIGGMVCYHTSMKEDLLLIPQGTIQKHTAESAIVTKLMAQNFHRYVLSDICVALTGLTTPGGSETPRKPVGTIFVHIIFPDKEIARQFTFKGKPESIVDQAIDAVSELILEEV; encoded by the coding sequence ATGGCTTCAGAAAAAGTGACTGCATGTTGCCAGGCTTTAATAAAGAAAAATTGGACCATCAGTTTTGTAGAAAGTGCCTCGGCAGGAAAATTAAGTTATGAATTTTCTACCGTGATCAATTCGGGACAAATTCTCATTGGTGGCATGGTTTGTTATCATACTTCAATGAAAGAAGATTTACTTTTAATTCCGCAGGGAACCATTCAAAAGCATACTGCAGAATCTGCCATTGTTACCAAATTAATGGCACAAAATTTTCATCGTTATGTTCTGTCTGATATTTGCGTAGCCCTAACCGGACTAACAACACCGGGCGGAAGCGAAACTCCACGTAAACCTGTAGGAACTATTTTTGTTCATATTATCTTTCCGGATAAAGAAATAGCCAGACAATTTACATTTAAAGGAAAACCTGAAAGTATCGTTGATCAGGCGATTGATGCAGTTTCAGAATTAATTTTGGAAGAAGTATAA
- a CDS encoding peptidyl-tRNA hydrolase: MKMYILVKQGVPDNLVPVITAHASLACFRKFEQNENMQTWINGIFKKVVCVVSETEFKNAQKEADNIVLTESALDNQEVCLAFVPREEYPKMFKFFRMWTPQDTLKNE, encoded by the coding sequence ATGAAAATGTACATTTTAGTAAAACAGGGTGTTCCTGATAATTTGGTTCCTGTAATTACTGCGCACGCTTCTTTAGCCTGTTTTAGAAAATTTGAACAGAATGAAAACATGCAAACCTGGATCAACGGAATATTTAAAAAGGTAGTTTGTGTTGTTTCTGAAACAGAATTTAAAAATGCACAGAAAGAAGCGGACAATATTGTATTAACTGAATCGGCTTTGGATAATCAGGAAGTTTGTTTGGCATTTGTACCGAGAGAAGAATATCCAAAAATGTTCAAATTTTTTAGAATGTGGACTCCACAAGATACTTTAAAGAATGAATAA
- a CDS encoding thioredoxin family protein has product MQKFITTVTILVFSILFAQAQTATLKAGQTAPEFKLKNVDGKEVSFASYPKAKGFIVVFTCNTCPYAVAYEKRIIELDKKFKPQGYPVIAINPNDPEASKADAYDKMQQLSKDKKYPFPYLFDQGQIVTDQYGAKHTPHLFIVSKTTKGNIVEYVGAIDNDPEGTKTEKTKYAEDVIAALKSNQKPAITETKEIGCTVKRKAKA; this is encoded by the coding sequence ATGCAAAAGTTCATTACCACAGTTACAATACTAGTATTTAGTATTTTATTTGCCCAGGCACAAACGGCTACGCTTAAAGCAGGACAAACGGCACCTGAATTTAAATTAAAAAATGTTGATGGAAAAGAGGTTTCATTTGCCAGTTATCCAAAAGCCAAAGGTTTTATTGTTGTTTTTACTTGTAATACCTGTCCTTATGCAGTGGCATACGAGAAAAGAATAATTGAGCTGGATAAAAAATTCAAACCACAAGGATATCCTGTAATCGCTATTAACCCAAATGATCCTGAAGCTTCAAAAGCTGACGCTTACGATAAAATGCAACAATTGTCAAAAGATAAAAAATATCCTTTCCCATATTTATTCGATCAGGGACAAATAGTTACAGATCAATACGGAGCAAAACATACACCGCACCTTTTTATTGTTTCTAAAACAACAAAAGGAAATATCGTAGAATATGTAGGAGCAATAGACAACGATCCTGAAGGTACTAAAACAGAGAAAACAAAATATGCCGAAGATGTTATTGCTGCCTTAAAAAGCAATCAAAAACCTGCTATAACTGAAACTAAAGAAATTGGTTGTACGGTAAAAAGAAAAGCGAAAGCATAG
- a CDS encoding TlpA disulfide reductase family protein, with the protein MKINVFKIFTFLFFAFSIAGYSQNVKLMNIDQLNERIKNGKDSTYVVNFWATWCAPCIKELPHFEKLNAEFKSEKLAVLLVSVDFKSKLNSAVIPFVKRKNLKSQVFLLNESDPQKYIDRIDKSWSGSIPATLFIKGDQRKFIESEFTYEQLLTEYKKL; encoded by the coding sequence ATGAAAATCAACGTTTTTAAAATCTTTACTTTTTTATTCTTTGCCTTTTCAATTGCAGGATACAGTCAAAATGTAAAGTTGATGAATATCGATCAGTTGAACGAAAGAATCAAAAACGGAAAAGACAGTACTTATGTAGTGAATTTCTGGGCAACATGGTGCGCGCCCTGCATTAAGGAATTGCCTCATTTTGAAAAGTTAAACGCAGAATTTAAATCAGAAAAATTGGCTGTATTATTGGTAAGCGTCGATTTTAAATCAAAATTAAACTCTGCTGTAATTCCTTTTGTAAAAAGAAAAAACTTGAAAAGTCAGGTTTTCTTACTGAACGAAAGCGATCCACAAAAATACATTGACCGAATCGATAAATCCTGGTCAGGAAGTATTCCGGCAACACTCTTCATTAAAGGAGATCAAAGAAAATTTATCGAATCTGAATTTACCTATGAACAATTATTAACCGAATATAAAAAACTATAA
- a CDS encoding YARHG domain-containing protein, translating into MSKTIKQEQIKNLSIDELRFLTNDLYARKGYKFKSGEIDNYYSDKKWYKPINDNEKIVYNTIEQQNLQLFKQRTAELKTDRDKLMNELKIFKATILANDKVTLKNKYSFTTENEQYKNITEALKKINLEDVNWSKNKGLYGVTIDNGDYVMTYELKIEKNHVIVQYSSRGGSDIAESLYPSEFSDEFSFWWEFEWKNDTLKFIKMNVAG; encoded by the coding sequence TTGTCTAAAACAATAAAGCAAGAACAAATAAAAAACTTAAGCATAGATGAATTGCGTTTTCTTACCAACGATTTATACGCCCGAAAAGGATATAAATTCAAAAGTGGTGAAATAGACAATTACTATTCTGATAAAAAATGGTATAAACCAATCAATGACAATGAGAAAATTGTTTACAATACAATTGAACAGCAAAATTTGCAATTATTTAAGCAAAGAACAGCTGAACTTAAAACAGATCGTGATAAGTTAATGAATGAGCTAAAGATATTTAAAGCGACAATATTGGCCAATGATAAAGTTACCTTAAAAAATAAATATTCATTTACAACCGAAAACGAGCAATACAAAAATATTACTGAAGCTTTAAAAAAAATAAATCTTGAGGATGTAAACTGGTCAAAAAATAAAGGTTTATATGGCGTAACTATTGATAACGGTGATTATGTAATGACGTATGAGCTAAAAATAGAAAAGAATCATGTAATCGTACAATATAGCAGCAGAGGAGGATCTGATATTGCAGAATCTTTGTACCCAAGCGAGTTCTCTGATGAATTTTCTTTTTGGTGGGAATTTGAATGGAAAAATGACACATTGAAATTCATAAAAATGAATGTAGCAGGCTAG
- a CDS encoding sensor histidine kinase, with translation MSPTFFKPYIFTGLHILAWLLLGFIMLFYIPITWNVVLPTVFWIWQIIVLLLLIIIFYSNAKIIVPKTIIKDSTSPFLLWEFCIIFVMQVIAYFYTSQTDLHTKISLVLGFKKYKNPYFDNYVFMLTLLVLGISTSWAMLHHWQRAAQHKQKLEQDKTMAELAMLKAQINPHFFFNSLNSIYSLTYTNIEDSRSALHTLSRMMRYLLYSTEGERTTLLKEADFMKDFIALMKLRANSKLTITTDIPEKIHDYPIVPMLLLPLVENAFKHGVHATDKSEIHIKLRQQENNLEFEVENTFFEKTATTDQGGIGLTNTKRRLHLIYPHKHMMTCGIASNGKYKVNLQITLEQ, from the coding sequence ATGTCACCAACCTTTTTTAAACCATACATTTTCACCGGATTACATATTCTTGCCTGGCTTTTATTGGGATTTATAATGCTATTTTATATTCCAATAACGTGGAATGTAGTGCTTCCAACAGTTTTTTGGATTTGGCAAATAATTGTATTGCTTTTGCTTATTATTATATTTTATTCTAATGCCAAAATCATCGTTCCTAAAACCATTATAAAAGATAGTACATCTCCTTTTTTACTTTGGGAGTTCTGTATCATCTTTGTTATGCAGGTCATCGCCTATTTCTATACATCTCAAACAGATCTTCATACTAAAATCAGTTTGGTTTTAGGGTTTAAAAAATACAAAAATCCTTATTTTGACAATTATGTTTTCATGCTTACTTTGTTGGTTTTAGGAATTAGTACGAGCTGGGCCATGTTACACCACTGGCAAAGAGCGGCACAACACAAACAAAAACTGGAGCAGGATAAAACAATGGCCGAACTGGCAATGCTAAAAGCACAAATCAATCCGCACTTTTTCTTTAATTCGCTTAATAGTATTTATTCGCTTACGTATACCAATATCGAAGATTCACGGAGTGCACTTCATACCTTAAGCCGCATGATGCGCTATTTACTTTACAGTACCGAAGGCGAAAGAACTACTTTACTAAAAGAAGCCGACTTCATGAAAGATTTTATAGCTTTAATGAAACTTCGTGCCAATAGCAAGCTTACCATAACAACAGATATTCCCGAAAAAATACACGATTACCCAATTGTTCCCATGTTGTTATTACCTTTAGTAGAAAATGCTTTTAAACATGGCGTACATGCCACAGACAAAAGTGAAATACATATTAAGCTTAGACAACAAGAAAACAATCTTGAATTTGAAGTTGAAAATACTTTTTTCGAAAAAACAGCAACAACAGATCAAGGCGGAATTGGATTAACGAATACGAAACGCAGATTGCATTTAATTTATCCGCACAAACATATGATGACATGCGGAATTGCCTCAAATGGCAAATACAAAGTAAATCTGCAAATAACTTTAGAACAATGA
- a CDS encoding ATP-binding protein, with the protein MKIKDIVNRDLVTLTNCEHEPIHIPGSIQPHGFLLGINLDWEIEFCSANINLFLDLTYDELLGHKFSKIFGASAQKELYDYVHNQKEQLVFPLEVELKDVAFQITIHKSGAIYVLEAEPQSTGKEQLANIYAQTIQFVSNMNNTRSLKELCALVAEGTREITGYDRVMIYRFDEDYNGEIFAENCREDLEPFLGLHYPHTDIPVQARELYMKNLLRLIVDIGYEPVPIFTIDDKENKNLDLSLSSLRSTSPIHVEYLKNMGVGATLTISLIHHGRLWGLIACHHYSPKNISPEIRLAAKLQGQFITSQIDLRQSNDEYEIARKTNKALEQLTALNLPLKNDSFEVICANPELLKLCNATGVSICIGHKTYKNGITPSDQEIEKIIMSMQDNEYGKTFSTNKVSNFVTDLKSYEDVSGIIYYALGNGNNIIWYRPETVAVINWAGDPEKAIIIDSKGLHPRNSFNLWKQIIKHQSKAWLQPELTAAASYAHSLHNQIIMLLLSEEEEKYRNLSDVLKETNLELENINWISTHDLQEPLRKIQFIASKVLSDTTEIPSVAIIDSLQRVTKSANRMQNLLIDILKYTRIKHTKESIQKVNLNTIMEETLRDMKEIMEENKANVECESLPEVHAVPFLMKQLFSNIMQNSLKYASVNRLPLIKVTASKEPEINEYSNKVYCNWVKFSDNGIGFEQEYAESIFKIFTRLHTLEKYDGSGVGLALCKKIMQTCHGNIRAVGKLNEGTEITIYFPCDPNDSLIAN; encoded by the coding sequence ATGAAAATTAAGGACATTGTAAATCGTGATTTGGTCACACTAACAAATTGTGAACATGAACCCATACACATTCCGGGAAGTATTCAGCCTCATGGTTTTTTGTTAGGAATAAATTTAGATTGGGAAATTGAATTTTGCAGTGCTAATATCAATTTGTTTCTTGATTTAACGTACGACGAATTATTAGGTCACAAATTCAGTAAGATTTTTGGAGCATCGGCACAAAAAGAGCTTTATGATTATGTACACAATCAAAAAGAGCAGCTAGTTTTTCCGCTTGAAGTCGAACTAAAAGACGTAGCATTTCAGATTACGATACATAAATCCGGTGCAATATATGTGCTCGAAGCAGAGCCACAATCTACCGGCAAAGAACAATTAGCCAATATTTATGCGCAGACCATTCAGTTTGTGTCTAATATGAACAATACCCGATCATTAAAAGAGTTGTGTGCGCTTGTTGCTGAGGGAACAAGGGAAATAACAGGATATGATCGTGTAATGATTTATCGTTTTGATGAAGATTATAACGGTGAAATTTTTGCAGAAAATTGCAGAGAAGATCTGGAACCATTTTTAGGGCTTCATTATCCTCATACTGATATTCCGGTGCAGGCAAGAGAATTGTATATGAAAAATCTTTTGCGGCTTATTGTTGATATTGGTTACGAACCGGTTCCTATTTTTACTATTGATGACAAAGAAAATAAAAATCTTGATCTGAGTCTTTCGTCGTTGCGAAGCACATCGCCAATTCATGTTGAATATCTTAAAAACATGGGAGTTGGAGCAACGCTTACTATTTCGCTTATTCATCACGGCAGATTGTGGGGACTTATTGCCTGTCACCATTATTCGCCTAAAAATATTTCTCCCGAAATTCGACTGGCAGCCAAACTTCAGGGTCAGTTTATTACTTCTCAAATCGATTTAAGGCAATCGAATGATGAATATGAGATTGCACGTAAAACGAATAAAGCCCTGGAACAATTAACAGCTTTGAATCTGCCGTTAAAAAATGATTCTTTTGAAGTTATTTGTGCTAATCCTGAGTTGCTAAAGCTTTGTAATGCTACCGGAGTTTCTATTTGTATTGGACATAAAACGTACAAAAACGGAATAACTCCATCTGATCAGGAGATCGAAAAGATCATCATGAGCATGCAGGATAACGAGTACGGAAAAACATTCAGTACTAATAAAGTGAGCAATTTTGTAACAGATTTAAAAAGTTACGAGGATGTTTCCGGAATAATTTATTACGCTTTGGGAAATGGTAATAATATTATTTGGTACAGACCAGAAACGGTTGCCGTGATCAATTGGGCAGGAGATCCTGAAAAAGCCATTATTATCGATAGTAAAGGACTGCATCCCAGAAATTCATTTAATTTATGGAAACAGATTATAAAACATCAAAGTAAAGCCTGGTTACAACCGGAACTAACTGCAGCGGCAAGTTATGCGCATTCTCTTCATAATCAGATTATCATGTTGTTGCTTAGTGAAGAAGAAGAGAAATACCGAAACCTTAGTGATGTATTGAAAGAAACAAATCTGGAACTGGAAAATATTAACTGGATTAGTACACACGATTTGCAGGAACCTTTGCGTAAGATTCAGTTTATTGCTTCGAAAGTATTATCAGATACTACCGAAATCCCTTCGGTAGCGATAATAGATTCGTTACAGCGCGTAACCAAATCTGCGAATAGAATGCAGAATTTATTGATAGATATCCTTAAATATACCCGAATAAAACATACCAAAGAATCCATTCAAAAAGTAAACCTTAATACTATTATGGAAGAAACCTTGCGGGATATGAAGGAGATAATGGAAGAAAATAAAGCCAATGTTGAATGCGAAAGTTTGCCTGAAGTGCATGCTGTTCCGTTTTTGATGAAGCAGTTATTTTCGAATATCATGCAAAATTCATTAAAATACGCTTCTGTAAACCGACTTCCGTTGATTAAGGTAACAGCTTCAAAAGAACCGGAAATCAATGAATATTCTAATAAAGTATATTGTAATTGGGTAAAATTTAGTGATAACGGTATTGGTTTCGAGCAAGAATATGCGGAGTCTATTTTTAAAATATTTACCAGATTACATACGCTCGAAAAATATGATGGTTCAGGAGTTGGACTGGCTCTATGCAAAAAAATTATGCAAACCTGCCACGGAAATATTCGTGCTGTGGGTAAACTAAATGAAGGAACAGAAATTACGATTTATTTTCCTTGTGATCCAAATGATTCTCTTATAGCCAATTGA
- a CDS encoding biliverdin-producing heme oxygenase has protein sequence MSNNLDSTLTIDFLENLKNQTATSHKKLESLPVSASILSPQMKMADYCHYLSLMYDVHYSAQEIVFPLLKDHITDLEEREKTQLIDKDLSFLHYTKNNTVSVFSNQDINVPFALGILYVIEGSSLGGRFILKNIETIPGLDQQEGVSYFAGYGNKTGSYWKNFLSQLTTYEQQNNCQDEIIKGAVYAFDTIYNHFLNNSKQ, from the coding sequence ATGAGTAACAATTTAGATTCTACTTTAACTATTGATTTTTTAGAAAACCTTAAAAATCAAACAGCCACATCGCATAAAAAGCTCGAAAGCCTTCCGGTTTCAGCATCCATACTTTCTCCTCAAATGAAGATGGCTGATTATTGCCATTATTTATCGCTAATGTATGATGTGCATTATAGTGCTCAGGAAATTGTTTTTCCTTTACTAAAAGATCATATTACAGATTTAGAGGAAAGGGAAAAAACGCAATTAATTGATAAAGACCTTTCTTTTTTGCATTACACAAAAAACAATACAGTTTCGGTTTTTAGTAATCAGGATATCAATGTTCCCTTTGCATTAGGCATTCTATATGTTATAGAAGGATCCTCGCTTGGCGGACGTTTTATTCTAAAAAATATAGAAACAATTCCGGGATTAGATCAGCAGGAAGGAGTCTCGTATTTTGCAGGTTATGGTAATAAAACAGGAAGTTACTGGAAAAATTTTCTAAGCCAACTTACAACATACGAACAACAAAATAATTGTCAGGACGAAATCATAAAAGGTGCTGTTTATGCTTTTGATACTATTTACAACCATTTTTTGAATAATAGTAAACAATGA
- a CDS encoding Imm19 family immunity protein, producing MNNEINIEEIRENTFFWKFYLCWFRGFDDKEEINIDEAVDVIETNETEFYNWERLFFNHESIEENPRYIAGNLTDNLNFAVEFQEYEINFFLNDIYIGNLGGHFEAWFLTLDELLAFEKDPVFFLLLLPMTGIQENQKSVLKSILTKHLEAIPKFESHSEYIANCILNGLIMDSSFQETAEIGLTNNENHSVRNVIKYPRYEEDVKQLNRILLSLKK from the coding sequence ATGAATAACGAAATAAATATAGAAGAAATCAGGGAAAATACTTTTTTCTGGAAGTTTTATTTATGCTGGTTCAGAGGTTTTGATGATAAAGAAGAAATTAATATTGATGAAGCAGTTGATGTTATAGAAACCAATGAAACCGAATTTTATAATTGGGAAAGATTATTTTTTAATCATGAATCGATCGAAGAAAATCCAAGATATATCGCGGGGAACCTAACAGATAATTTAAATTTTGCAGTTGAATTTCAGGAATACGAAATCAATTTTTTTCTGAATGATATTTATATTGGCAATTTGGGCGGTCATTTTGAAGCATGGTTTTTAACATTGGATGAATTGCTGGCTTTTGAAAAAGATCCTGTTTTCTTTTTGCTTCTTTTACCAATGACAGGAATACAGGAAAATCAGAAATCGGTTTTAAAATCAATACTTACAAAACATCTGGAAGCTATTCCTAAATTTGAATCGCATTCTGAATATATTGCCAATTGTATTTTAAATGGTTTAATAATGGACTCTTCATTTCAGGAAACAGCTGAAATTGGCCTGACAAATAATGAAAATCACAGCGTAAGGAATGTCATAAAATATCCGCGTTATGAGGAAGATGTAAAACAGTTGAATAGAATTCTTCTGTCCTTAAAAAAATAA
- the tnpA gene encoding IS200/IS605 family transposase encodes MANTYTQLHIQFVFAVKYRKALIDKEWKDRLHQYITGIIQSNHHKMLCINSMPDHIHIFIGMRPTQSISALIQNVKTETSKWIKQEKLCLAFAWQEGYGAFSYSRSHVPNVIRYIQNQEEHHKKESFLEEYQKILKAFEIEYDEQYIFTEPIE; translated from the coding sequence ATGGCAAATACATACACACAGTTACATATACAATTTGTTTTCGCAGTAAAATATCGTAAAGCATTAATTGACAAGGAATGGAAAGACAGATTGCATCAATACATAACGGGTATAATTCAATCAAATCATCATAAAATGCTTTGCATCAACAGTATGCCCGATCATATTCATATCTTTATAGGTATGCGTCCAACACAATCTATTTCTGCGCTTATTCAAAATGTAAAAACAGAAACAAGTAAATGGATTAAACAAGAAAAATTGTGTTTGGCTTTTGCATGGCAGGAAGGTTACGGTGCTTTTTCGTATTCAAGAAGTCATGTTCCCAATGTAATTCGGTATATCCAAAATCAGGAGGAACATCATAAAAAAGAATCTTTTTTAGAGGAATATCAAAAAATCCTAAAAGCATTTGAAATCGAATATGATGAACAATATATTTTTACAGAACCAATTGAATGA
- a CDS encoding winged helix-turn-helix transcriptional regulator, with protein sequence MTTENKSPKENECPAEGLLKLLSGKWKPQIFLLAVNGPLRFNGLLREIKGANKQSIAVALRELEDFGILDKNVIKLKPLHIEYNLSEKGKSLIPVFKQLEFFLER encoded by the coding sequence ATGACTACAGAAAATAAATCTCCAAAAGAAAATGAATGTCCGGCAGAAGGGCTTCTAAAATTGTTGTCCGGAAAATGGAAACCACAGATTTTTTTGTTGGCTGTTAATGGTCCTTTACGCTTCAACGGACTTTTAAGAGAGATTAAAGGTGCTAATAAACAATCTATCGCAGTAGCACTTCGCGAACTGGAAGATTTTGGTATTTTAGATAAAAATGTGATCAAACTGAAACCTCTTCATATTGAATATAATTTATCCGAAAAAGGAAAATCTTTGATTCCGGTTTTTAAGCAACTGGAGTTTTTTTTGGAGAGATAA
- a CDS encoding ClpXP adapter SpxH family protein, translated as MNENKINPLLCDPETGTCEMPVDEKQNEIGTITTETKPIKIVYYTDPICSSCWGIEPQLRKLKLEYGDYIDIDYRMGGLLPDWSYNSGGISKPSDVAHHWNEASLHYEMPIDGNVWIEDPLDSSYPSCIAMKAAQIQSKEKAIKFMRILREKLFLEKKNIAKWENIAESAQLAGLDINKLKTDYEGKAKTLFQEDLAYAKTLGVRGFPTLFFSDGNNNQLTVYGSKPYASYENALLALYPEAKKKLFIAANSLALFEIYPTLAPKEYAVILDKSYTEATTILEDLYEKGELNKKSIRNGSLYSRK; from the coding sequence ATGAACGAAAACAAGATAAATCCGTTATTGTGCGATCCCGAAACCGGAACATGCGAAATGCCTGTTGATGAAAAACAAAATGAAATTGGCACTATTACGACAGAAACTAAACCAATAAAAATTGTTTATTACACAGATCCCATTTGCTCTTCGTGTTGGGGAATTGAACCACAATTGAGAAAACTAAAACTGGAATACGGCGATTATATTGATATTGATTACCGAATGGGCGGCCTCCTACCCGATTGGTCTTACAATAGCGGCGGAATAAGCAAACCATCTGATGTAGCGCATCATTGGAACGAAGCCAGTTTACATTACGAAATGCCTATCGATGGAAATGTTTGGATTGAAGATCCTCTTGATTCTTCGTATCCGTCTTGTATTGCGATGAAAGCGGCACAAATTCAGAGTAAGGAAAAAGCAATAAAATTTATGCGAATTCTTCGTGAAAAATTATTTCTCGAAAAGAAAAACATTGCAAAATGGGAAAACATTGCAGAGTCTGCGCAACTTGCCGGTCTTGACATTAATAAATTAAAAACAGATTATGAAGGAAAGGCAAAAACACTTTTTCAGGAAGATTTAGCTTACGCAAAAACCCTGGGCGTACGAGGTTTCCCTACTTTGTTTTTTTCTGATGGAAATAATAATCAGTTAACGGTTTACGGTTCTAAACCTTACGCTTCTTATGAAAACGCTTTATTGGCATTATACCCTGAAGCTAAAAAGAAACTATTTATTGCAGCAAATTCTTTAGCTCTATTTGAAATTTATCCCACTTTAGCTCCAAAAGAATATGCCGTAATCCTGGATAAATCTTATACTGAAGCGACAACTATTTTAGAAGACTTATACGAAAAAGGAGAATTGAATAAAAAATCAATCAGGAATGGTTCGCTTTATAGTAGAAAATAA
- a CDS encoding LytR/AlgR family response regulator transcription factor gives MIVLRCIAVDDEPLALRLVETFIEQTPFLQLACSCDNAVEAMSLIREQQPDIVFLDINMPNLTGMELARLLQEQPGPLPKIIFTTAYNHYAIEGYRVNAVDYLLKPFSYEEFLRAANKVLQMSEEAANQYPSVTADDEFIFLKVEYQWVRISLKDILYIESLKDYVKVHLEDAQKSVMSLISLKALEEKLPASKFMRINRSFIVPLEKINSISKNSIFINKTEITVGEQYKETFKTIVEKWLK, from the coding sequence ATGATTGTATTAAGATGTATAGCAGTAGATGACGAACCACTTGCGTTAAGGCTTGTGGAAACCTTTATAGAACAAACTCCGTTTTTGCAATTGGCCTGCAGTTGTGATAATGCTGTTGAAGCGATGAGTTTAATACGCGAACAACAACCGGACATTGTTTTCTTAGACATCAACATGCCTAACTTAACCGGTATGGAACTAGCAAGACTTTTGCAGGAACAGCCGGGACCATTGCCTAAAATTATTTTCACCACTGCTTATAACCATTATGCAATTGAAGGTTACAGGGTGAATGCTGTAGATTATCTTTTAAAACCTTTTAGTTATGAAGAGTTTCTAAGAGCTGCCAATAAGGTTTTACAAATGTCTGAAGAAGCTGCAAATCAATACCCTTCTGTGACTGCCGATGATGAATTTATCTTTTTGAAAGTAGAATACCAATGGGTTAGAATTTCTTTAAAAGATATTTTATACATCGAAAGTTTAAAAGATTATGTAAAAGTGCATCTTGAAGATGCTCAAAAATCAGTAATGTCTTTGATCTCGCTTAAAGCGTTGGAAGAAAAACTGCCGGCATCAAAATTTATGCGAATCAATCGTTCCTTTATTGTTCCGTTAGAAAAAATAAATTCGATTAGCAAAAATTCAATTTTCATTAATAAAACCGAAATAACTGTTGGGGAACAGTACAAGGAAACCTTTAAAACCATTGTAGAAAAATGGTTGAAATAA